Proteins co-encoded in one Ziziphus jujuba cultivar Dongzao chromosome 9, ASM3175591v1 genomic window:
- the LOC107426319 gene encoding pectinesterase inhibitor 6, producing MANDIKFLVMTFFLVAWLASLGQCASANGKNKYVRDACRVTRYPDLCIHSLAPFSNTAKTSPTLWARAGVSVTLSEAKSVARYLVRLKSQRSSFRGRNSAALSDCIECFENVIDELHKSLRVLRSLSRGTFSTQMADLNTWLSAALTDEDTCLDGFAGQKGKLIKFLLNRVSKASYITSNALALANKLAATGLGSVIDP from the coding sequence ATGGCAAATGACATCAAATTCCTAGTCATGACTTTCTTTCTTGTAGCATGGTTAGCGAGCTTAGGCCAATGTGCAAGTGCAAATGGGAAAAACAAATATGTTCGAGATGCTTGCAGGGTGACCAGGTATCCGGACCTTTGCATCCACTCGCTAGCACCGTTTTCGAACACGGCCAAGACAAGTCCTACCCTTTGGGCAAGAGCAGGGGTCTCAGTCACACTAAGCGAAGCCAAGAGCGTTGCTAGATATCTTGTGAGGTTGAAAAGCCAGAGGAGCAGTTTCAGGGGAAGAAACAGTGCTGCCCTGTCTGACTGCATAGAGTGTTTTGAGAATGTCATTGACGAACTTCACAAATCTCTGAGAGTGTTGAGGAGTCTAAGCAGGGGAACATTCAGCACTCAAATGGCGGACCTGAACACTTGGCTGAGCGCTGCACTTACTGATGAGGACACTTGTTTGGATGGGTTCGCGGGTCAAAAAGGAAAGCTGATCAAGTTTCTTCTGAATCGGGTTTCGAAAGCTAGTTATATTACAAGTAATGCACTGGCTCTTGCTAACAAGCTTGCCGCCACTGGTCTTGGAAGTGTCATTGACCCATGA